The following proteins are co-located in the Silene latifolia isolate original U9 population chromosome 1, ASM4854445v1, whole genome shotgun sequence genome:
- the LOC141640921 gene encoding uncharacterized protein LOC141640921: MTVIRSNGNGNGNPQEYLRRQGYEEAMTQMAAQLAASQVTITQLLNNQNQNQSQHHPSAFDKFSKHRPPSYHGSDDPNDLANWLVEMEKLLRLSHTPEEEKIEIVSYYLKGAANDWWTIAQEAFKTTPGYGWNEFRASLEKKYYPPAMKHQKEQEFHNLETGAMTLTEYTRKFDELSKFAKRLVPDEETRINQYVRQMEPSLNQLMVGHDFPTFQAAYEKAMAIFAAIQNADKKKKKTFTPTVSHNSFIQKSLYPGAEGGHVKNVAKLVTDSLHKSSRAPHPGKQCNGKPIICFFCKEEGHKSYVCPKKTGTPLIQGRAYMMIDGGEEEQADTITGKFLVNSCMAFILFDTGASLSHVSPTFVAKAKLPNPEAIHASISIPNGQTLNCKARYQGVSVIILGSTFPANLISLDLPGFDIILGMDWLAKYHAKFECRD; encoded by the exons ATGACAGTAATAAGAAGCAACGGGAATGGAAACGGAAATCCCCAAGAGTACTTACGGAGACAAGGATATGAGGAGGCTATGACTCAAATGGCTGCTCAACTAGCTGCATCACAAGTAACAATCACGCAACTACTCAACAACCAGAACCAGAACCAGAGCCAACACCATCCCTCCGCTTTCGATAAGTTCTCAAAGCATCGACCTCCATCTTACCATGGCTCCGACGATCCTAATGATCTTGCAAATTGGCTAGTGGAAATGGAGAAACTGCTGAGGCTAAGCCACACTCCCGAAGAGGAAAAGATTGAGATAGTATCCTACTACCTCAAAGGAGCAGCGAACGATTGGTGGACAATCGCTCAAGAAGCTTTTAAGACAACCCCTGGATACGGATGGAACGAGTTCAGAGCCAGCCTCGAGAAGAAATACTATCCTCCAGCTATGAAGCATCAGAAGGAACAGGAGTTCCACAACCTAGAGACGGGAGCTATGACTCTTACTGAGTACACTCGCAAGTTTGATGAACTCTCCAAGTTCGCCAAGAGACTGGTACCAGATGAGGAGACGCGCATCAATCAGTATGTGCGTCAAATGGAGCCCAGTTTGAACCAGTTGATGGTGGGACATGACTTCCCAACTTTCCAAGCTGCCTACGAGAAAGCCATGGCCATTTTTGCTGCCATCCAAAATGCggacaagaagaagaagaaaacctTTACCCCTACAGTGTCCCATAACAGTTTCATTCAGAAATCCCTTTACCCAGGGGCGGAGGGAGG GCATGtcaaaaatgtagcaaagttgGTCACTGACTCACTACATAAAAGTTCAAGG GCTCCGCACCCTGGCAAACAGTGTAACGGGAAACCCATCATCTGCTTTTTCTGTAAAGAGGAAGGTCACAAGTCTTACGTCTGTCCCAAGAAGACAGGAACCCCACTGATTCAGGGAAGGGCTTACATGATGATCGATGGTGGAGAAGAGGAACAAGCCGATACAATCACTGGTAAATTTCTGGTTAACTCTTGTATGGCTTTCATATTGTTCGACACAGGAGCATCTCTATCACATGTATCACCAACCTTCGTAGCTAAGGCTAAACTTCCAAATCCCGAAGCAATCCATGCATCCATTTCGATTCCTAACGGTCAGACCTTAAATTGCAAAGCGAGGTACCAAGGCGTTTCTGTTATCATCCTTGGTTCGACCTTTCCGGCTAACCTCATCAGCCTCGACTTACCTGGTTTCGACATCATTTTGGGAATGGATTGGCTAGCAAAGTACCACGCCAAGTTTGAGTGTAGGGACTAG